A single genomic interval of Calditrichota bacterium harbors:
- a CDS encoding nucleotidyltransferase family protein, whose protein sequence is MTQHPASIMAGGNSLRMGFPKAMLTKEREPVLRLMAEALKRCGWTLSSVVVATEDLAEWVHWTLDRPLVIVNDRPERGPISSLRLALNSLPAGAPGLLIWPVDHPVIKDGTLLSIQRAANAVNAVVPLFAGRRGHPVWWGRQTFRHLKSRIANGGARKVLYLPAVNVCEVEVDDPGVLVNIDTSEDAERYGLQGASE, encoded by the coding sequence ATGACGCAACATCCAGCCTCTATCATGGCCGGTGGGAACTCGTTACGTATGGGCTTCCCGAAGGCAATGCTCACCAAAGAGCGCGAGCCGGTGCTCCGGCTGATGGCGGAGGCTCTGAAACGGTGCGGCTGGACGTTGTCGTCGGTTGTGGTCGCCACCGAAGACCTTGCCGAATGGGTGCACTGGACGCTCGACCGGCCTCTGGTCATCGTCAACGACCGGCCCGAGCGCGGCCCGATCAGTTCCTTACGGCTGGCTCTGAACTCCCTGCCGGCGGGAGCGCCCGGTTTGCTTATCTGGCCGGTCGATCACCCCGTCATCAAGGACGGGACATTGCTGAGCATTCAGCGCGCCGCCAATGCCGTCAACGCCGTCGTGCCGCTCTTCGCAGGTCGTCGCGGTCATCCGGTCTGGTGGGGACGGCAGACCTTTCGGCATCTGAAGAGCCGGATTGCCAATGGCGGCGCCCGCAAGGTGCTCTATCTGCCGGCAGTCAACGTCTGCGAGGTCGAGGTTGACGATCCGGGAGTTCTGGTCAACATCGACACTTCGGAGGATGCGGAAAGGTATGGTCTTCAAGGGGCGAGCGAGTGA
- a CDS encoding XdhC family protein — protein sequence MSEYLVEVARRIEAGERFALVTIVKATGSTPRKEGSRMLVDPAGDVVGSVGGAAVERLAILKALEAMASGQISRLELSLNDLEAVETGMICGGRVELLIEPFGTGPALHLFGAGHVAQPTARLAVDLGLSVTIYDERPEWASAGRFPRCRIVTGRYEDLADALMSAPDDLIAIMTHCHADDYRVLTRVARKPCRYLGVIGSPRKSLEIKKRLSDDGFSKDEIARIECPIGLDIGSHTPVEIAIAVAGRLVQVRASGSQPVALE from the coding sequence GTGAGCGAGTATTTGGTAGAAGTAGCGAGACGAATTGAGGCTGGGGAGCGGTTTGCGTTGGTAACCATCGTCAAAGCGACCGGCTCAACGCCGCGCAAGGAAGGCAGCCGGATGCTCGTCGATCCCGCCGGGGACGTCGTCGGGTCGGTCGGTGGAGCTGCGGTTGAACGGCTCGCCATCCTGAAGGCTCTCGAAGCCATGGCATCGGGGCAGATATCCCGGCTCGAACTAAGCCTGAATGACCTCGAAGCGGTTGAGACCGGCATGATCTGCGGTGGGCGGGTCGAATTGCTGATCGAGCCGTTCGGCACCGGTCCGGCTCTGCACCTCTTCGGAGCCGGACACGTCGCTCAGCCGACGGCGCGGCTCGCCGTTGACCTCGGCTTATCGGTAACGATCTATGACGAGCGTCCCGAGTGGGCTTCCGCCGGGAGATTTCCCCGCTGCCGAATCGTAACCGGCCGGTATGAAGACCTGGCCGATGCGCTAATGTCAGCACCCGATGACTTGATCGCCATAATGACCCATTGCCACGCCGACGACTACCGGGTCCTGACGCGAGTGGCGCGAAAGCCCTGCCGATACCTCGGAGTCATAGGCAGCCCCCGGAAATCTCTGGAAATTAAGAAACGGCTTTCCGATGACGGCTTCTCAAAGGATGAAATTGCCCGCATCGAATGCCCCATTGGGCTCGACATAGGATCGCACACACCGGTCGAGATTGCCATTGCCGTCGCCGGGCGGCTGGTGCAAGTGAGGGCTTCAGGCTCTCAGCCGGTGGCTCTGGAATGA
- a CDS encoding pyruvate synthase subunit beta: MPQSAAGFANTDVLCSGHLACPGCGGILALRMAVRVLAPDCVFVIPACCMAVVDGPWPISALGAALYHTAFAATASTAAGLLNGLRSQGRSETVVVGWAGDGGTFDIGLAAVSASASRNDDMLYVCYDNEAYMNTGIQQSSATPYGAWTTTTPAGSPKNRPKKDALTLMLAHDIPYIASANPAYPEDFERKFRTAKGMHGFRFIHVFSACPPGHKSVEADSIVISRLATETGIFPLYEVANGQGRLTLDPPRRPVGDYLALQRRFAHFKEEDIVRAQEDVERGHQRLLKLLALQE, from the coding sequence ATGCCACAGTCGGCGGCGGGTTTTGCCAATACGGATGTCCTCTGCAGCGGGCATTTGGCCTGCCCCGGCTGTGGTGGAATACTCGCACTCCGGATGGCAGTCCGGGTGCTTGCGCCGGACTGCGTCTTTGTGATTCCCGCCTGCTGTATGGCAGTAGTTGACGGGCCCTGGCCGATTTCGGCGCTCGGCGCGGCGCTCTACCATACCGCCTTTGCGGCAACGGCCTCGACCGCAGCCGGGCTTTTGAACGGCCTGCGCTCCCAGGGACGGAGTGAGACCGTCGTTGTCGGCTGGGCCGGTGATGGGGGGACGTTTGACATCGGCCTGGCGGCAGTCTCAGCTTCGGCGTCGCGCAACGACGATATGCTCTATGTCTGCTATGACAACGAAGCCTATATGAACACCGGCATCCAACAATCGTCGGCGACGCCCTACGGCGCCTGGACGACAACGACGCCCGCCGGTTCGCCCAAGAACCGGCCCAAGAAGGACGCCCTGACTCTGATGTTGGCGCACGACATACCCTACATTGCCTCCGCGAATCCGGCCTATCCCGAAGACTTCGAGCGGAAGTTCCGGACTGCCAAAGGAATGCACGGCTTTCGGTTTATCCATGTCTTTTCCGCCTGTCCGCCGGGGCATAAGTCGGTCGAAGCCGATTCGATCGTCATCAGCCGCCTTGCGACCGAAACCGGCATCTTCCCTCTATACGAGGTAGCAAACGGGCAGGGACGATTGACCCTCGACCCTCCGCGCCGGCCGGTTGGAGACTACCTCGCTCTCCAGCGCCGGTTCGCCCATTTCAAAGAGGAAGACATCGTCCGCGCACAGGAGGACGTCGAACGGGGACATCAGCGGCTGCTGAAACTGCTCGCGCTGCAGGAGTGA